The proteins below come from a single Iocasia fonsfrigidae genomic window:
- a CDS encoding M50 family metallopeptidase, producing MGFPGLVLRVNPLFLLVLLLFFFVGMIKEALIAFTIVFLHELIHIIFARYLGYSFTRLELFPFGGMAEYKGLLEMEPIKEIIVSMAGPMANLLAFAFLLFYQLTTHKQNEILQIFINYNLIIASINLIPALPLDGGRVLRGLLVLKIGFKRGTLAAVKISKYIAFICGIFALLAIVLARSNIWILCLAFFVYTAALKEEKQILYYFLRFLTQRSDFLGDMKVKELAGEVVDISLPVREAVYYINPSRYNLFFVVDKGDISGIITETKLLKTYFCHHKKDILIKDILSV from the coding sequence ATGGGGTTTCCGGGATTGGTTTTAAGGGTTAACCCCCTTTTTTTATTAGTGCTTCTTTTATTTTTTTTTGTAGGTATGATTAAAGAGGCCCTGATAGCTTTTACAATTGTTTTTCTTCATGAACTGATACATATTATTTTTGCCCGGTACTTAGGCTATAGTTTTACTAGGTTGGAGTTATTTCCTTTTGGAGGTATGGCTGAATATAAAGGCTTATTGGAAATGGAACCAATTAAAGAGATAATAGTATCAATGGCTGGTCCAATGGCTAATCTCCTGGCATTTGCTTTTCTTTTGTTTTATCAGTTAACAACTCATAAGCAGAATGAAATCTTACAGATATTTATAAATTACAATCTTATCATTGCCAGTATTAATTTAATACCTGCTCTGCCTCTTGATGGTGGGCGGGTACTCAGGGGTTTGCTTGTTTTAAAAATTGGTTTTAAGAGGGGTACATTAGCAGCTGTCAAGATATCAAAATATATTGCTTTTATTTGTGGTATTTTTGCTCTGCTGGCTATTGTCTTGGCCAGGTCTAATATATGGATTCTCTGTCTGGCTTTTTTTGTGTATACAGCTGCTTTGAAGGAAGAGAAACAAATCCTTTATTATTTTCTACGTTTTCTTACACAGCGGAGTGATTTTCTCGGGGATATGAAAGTTAAAGAACTGGCAGGAGAGGTGGTAGATATCTCTTTGCCTGTACGGGAAGCGGTGTATTATATAAATCCCAGTAGGTATAATCTCTTTTTTGTTGTAGATAAAGGGGATATAAGTGGTATTATAACAGAGACAAAATTATTGAAGACCTATTTCTGCCATCATAAAAAAGATATTCTAATTAAGGATATATTATCAGTGTAA